From a single Porites lutea chromosome 10, jaPorLute2.1, whole genome shotgun sequence genomic region:
- the LOC140950073 gene encoding succinate dehydrogenase [ubiquinone] cytochrome b small subunit, mitochondrial-like isoform X2, whose translation MAAIFYSRLCIRNSGRLASSLGRPVFTASTISCSPRIHSEIAPSQPSSHWKFERYVSVALLTLIPAGVIYPSAAVDWALAAVIPLHNHWGVGQVLTDYIHGSTMPKIAKGLWLAVSILQFIGLCYFNYSDIGICKAVSMIWHM comes from the exons atggctgccataTTTTATTCTCGGTTGTGCATTCGAAACAGTGGTCGCTTAG CAAGCTCACTTGGACGACCAGTTTTTACGGCTTCGACTATTTCGTGCTCGCCAAGAATTCACAGTG aAATTGCGCCATCACAGCCATCCAGTCACTGGAAGTTTGAGCGCTATGTCAGTGTTGCCTTACTGACTCTTATTCCTGCGGGAGTAATCTACCCTTCAGCTGCTGTAGACTGGGCACTAGCTGCTGTCATTCCCCTGCATAACCACTG GGGTGTTGGCCAAGTCCTGACTGACTACATTCATGGTTCAACAATGCCAAAAATTGCAAAGGGTCTCTGGCTGGCTGTGTCAATTTTACAGTTTATTGGGCTCTGCTACTTCAACTATTCTGATATCGGCATCTGTAAAGCTGTCAGTATGATCTGGCACATGTAA
- the LOC140950446 gene encoding uncharacterized protein isoform X1 — MSSTDGSKQGESLPTDESKEKLSEALFYCGEKGNVQRCKELLRNGANVNWKAGRKLSHFTAIILAARYGHSETCKLLLSKGANINNQTKVGETALMWAADHGHSDTCKQLLEAGAEINLQDVYGFTALIRAAKGGHTQACIVLLDSGADLHAVSTLGNEVWDAEKWAEMNKHLTIVKLLKSHKVLCSLLKDGSDPPSYVTLNVCGPVNAGKTTLIRNLQLNAFQRRRRREHPDTSQDMASRTAGIEVGIIEVPGAGEFRKMDMAGHSWAFTSNEYFIGKRTAISLVLFDLSKSDDEVENDLFHHLGMLKARETKHGILRYRPEVVLVATHPDTIEGDPRVRADAYFRMFLESFQAYMNFYPKVMVVNCTDPNNMDFDALRGCLRELRDKIIKNSDRVPRLCAKLLPRIRALAKKKSSFPVVSWEQFVKEVKEINKTADEDGVRNVAFYLNESAEIVNDNSPELRDKVVLDVNWLTSHIFGIALAPANFPRTLRFDRLSGMVGKQELERTFRECPLDQLVELLVRFEVCIPWDEEKLICENYLFPSHLEQDRSNLDDVWPQIGIPGLDLCVVGRILECQNKMDALPFGFFPKFQIRLLKRFGHKSPVWYGGIKIADDVVEILATLSSSLKAVNICVWAPKGCEERCYDALIFVQELIEELLLEVAGGIEFARKALSIKMFRCKRFEGYPLEEVHGALRKNGPNARIVLESCGVNELAVDVEYCGIRRFVYAPDHITHMTLKDRRELARLLDDDRKSNLSSLKEQLPFGSVPVENEDTAPSGFTSVIPNSETDHYLSRCAVHTEVTAILLIEALERMNQYQAADVVGRWLRNMEISEQDTSGYRTRGESSASEGSPFVRSRRRGTSEASENWDVCSRSRGGSNASEGSSGLMGSENSVNSAREIPQRRFDSSRQGSFGVYRDLPRTARASSYGSATLRQPFTSRVRTTSAPSEHSYARSAEESCYTGSVGRLSCEESQRGSTEQIVPEPQSRCFLDACRNCDHCAQKLPLQETEIPKPCEQYPTPDTTQFAQCTNSGGTEPELLSSPMQVSNSDDNPQQTSKEEQLSVDETGEPDMKSSFPLTNLVDDLSSRLSLSWRLVALDLGFRNSDLGRFEESSLLRVQASMMLENWLTINRCTLDCKQCEQAIKEKLAEAFENAHRADLNDFLMHQLKET; from the exons GAAAAGTTAAGTGAAGCCCTGTTCTATTGTggagaaaaaggaaatgttCAGAGATGTAAAGAGCTACTCCGTAATGGTGCAAACGTGAACTGGAAAGCTGGTAGAAAACTA AGCCATTTCACAGCAATCATTTTAGCAGCCCGATATGGACACAGTGAAACCTGTAAATTACTGTTGTCCAAAGGAGCAAACATCAACAATCAAACAAAG gTTGGTGAAACAGCATTGATGTGGGCAGCTGATCATGGCCATTCAGACACTTGCAAACAGCTCTTGGAGGCGGGTGCTGAGATCAATCTCCAAGATGTT TACGGCTTCACAGCATTGATTCGAGCAGCAAAAGGTGGTCATACTCAAGCCTGCATTGTCCTTCTGGATTCAGGGGCCGATCTTCATGCTGTGtccacactaggaaatgag GTGTGGGATGCTGAGAAATGGGCAGAAATGAACAAACATCTGACCATTGTGAAGCTTTTAAAG AGCCACAAAGTCCTTTGCTCTTTGCTCAAAGATGGCTCAGACCCGCCTTCTTACGTGACTTTAAATGTCTGTGGTCCTGTTAATGCTGGTAAAACAACACTAATACGAAACCTGCAGTTGAACGCTTTTCAGCGCAGGCGTAGACGCGAGCATCCAGACACCAGTCAGGACATGGCCTCGAGGACTGCTGGGATTGAAGTGGGCATCATAGAAGTGCCTGGGGCAGGCGAGTTTCGTAAAATGGACATGGCAGGACATTCATGGGCATTCACAAGTAATGAGTATTTCATTGGCAAAAGGACAGCCATATCTCTGGTCCTGTTTGATCTGAGTAAATCAGACGACGAAGTCGAGAATGACTTGTTTCATCATCTAGGGATGTTGAAGGCGAGGGAGACGAAACACGGCATTCTTCGTTATCGCCCTGAAGTTGTTCTTGTCGCTACTCACCCTGATACGATAGAAGGAGATCCACGCGTCAGAGCGGACGCCTATTTTCGAATGTTTTTGGAAAGCTTCCAAGCTTACATGAATTTTTATCCCAAAGTGATGGTGGTTAACTGTACAGACCCTAACAACATGGATTTTGACGCGCTGCGGGGATGCCTCAGAGAACTTCGTGATAAGATAATCAAG AACTCTGACCGGGTGCCTCGTTTGTGTGCAAAGCTGTTGCCTCGCATTCGTGCGCTGGCAAAGAAGAAGTCCTCATTTCCTGTGGTATCCTGGGAACAGTTTGTTAAAGAAGTAaaggaaatcaacaaaacagcTGACGAAGACGGAGTTAGAAATGTGGCCTTCTATCTTAATGAAAGTGCAGAG ATTGTGAATGACAATTCACCTGAGCTGCGAGACAAAGTTGTACTAGACGTGAACTGGCTGACGTCCCACATTTTTGGCATCGCTCTGGCGCCAGCAAACTTCCCTCGAACGCTGCGTTTTGACAGACTCAGCGGAATGGTGGGGAAACAAGAACTTGAGAGAACCTTTCGGGAATGTCCTCTCGACCAGCTCGTTGAATTGTTGGTGCGTTTTGAGGTGTGTATACCTTGGGATGAAGAAAAGCTCATCTGTGAGAACTACCTCTTTCCAAGTCATTTGGAACAGGATCGCTCAAACCTTGATGATGTCTGGCCGCAGATTGGGATCCCTGGCCTAGACCTTTGTGTTGTTGGTCGAATTTTGGAATGCCAAAACAAAATGGACGCTCTGCCTTTTGGCTTCTTCCCAAAGTTTCAAATTCGTTTGCTGAAGCGGTTTGGGCACAAAAGTCCAGTTTGGTATGGAGGAATCAAAATTGCAGATGACGTAGTGGAGATTCTTGCCACGCTGTCATCAAGTCTTAAAGCTGTTAATATCTGTGTTTGGGCGCCAAAAGGATGCGAAGAGCGTTGCTACGATGCATTGATATTCGTACAAGAGCTAATAGAAGAGCTACTTCTCGAAGTTGCTGGAGGAATCGAATTTGCGCGCAAAGCTCTGAGCATTAAAATGTTCCGCTGCAAACGATTCGAAGGGTACCCTTTAGAAGAGGTGCATGGTGCACTAAGGAAAAATGGACCGAACGCCAGAATTGTCCTTGAAAGCTGTGGTGTGAATGAACTAGCTGTGGACGTCGAATACTGTGGAATAAGGAGATTTGTTTATGCCCCCGACCACATCACTCACATGACTCTTAAGGACCGAAGGGAACTTGCTAGACTCCTGGATGACGACAGAAAATCAAATTTAAGTTCATTGAAAGAGCAACTGCCATTCGGTTCAGTTCCAGTGGAAAATGAAGACACGGCACCTTCAG GTTTTACCAGTGTGATTCCCAATAGTGAAACAGATCACTATCTCTCCCGTTGCGCTGTTCACACCGAGGTAACGGCCATACTCTTAATCGAAGCACTGGAACGAATGAACCAATACCAAGCTGCCGATGTGGTGGGAAGATGGCTTAGGAACATGGAAATATCTGAGCAGGACACCTCAGGATATAGAACAAGAGGGGAAAGCAGTGCCTCTGAAGGAAGCCCCTTTGTAAGGTCGCGAAGACGCGGAACTAGCGAAGCTTCTGAAAACTGGGATGTGTGTTCGAGGAGTAGAGGGGGTAGTAATGCATCTGAGGGGAGTTCCGGCTTGATGGGATCAGAGAATAGTGTGAACAGTGCAAGGGAAATACCACAGCGCAGATTTGACTCGTCGAGACAAGGCTCTTTCGGAGTATACCGGGACTTGCCGAGAACCGCTCGTGCTTCTTCGTATGGAAGTGCAACATTAAGACAACCGTTTACAAGCAGAGTACGAACCACAAGTGCTCCGTCTGAACACAGCTACGCACGCTCAGCTGAAGAGTCATGTTACACTGGATCCGTTGGCAGACTTTCTTGTGAAGAATCACAGCGTGGTTCAACAGAACAGATCGTGCCCGAACCTCAGTCTCGTTGTTTCTTAGATGCCTGTAGGAACTGCGATCATTGCGCCCAAAAGTTGCCTCTGCAAGAAACGGAAATTCCCAAGCCGTGCGAGCAGTATCCTACTCCTGACACCACGCAGTTCGCTCAATGTACAAACAGTGGAGGTACAGAGCCTGAACTCTTATCAAGTCCAATGCAAGTTTCGAATAGTGATGACAATCCTCAGCAGACTTCCAAAGAGGAACAACTTTCAGTCGATGAAACAGGTGAACCAGATATGAAATCCAGTTTCCCTCTCACGAATCTTGTTGATGACCTTTCATCGAGGTTAAGTCTTAGCTGGAGACTAGTTGCGCTTGATCTTGGGTTCAGGAACTCCGACCTTGGTCGTTTTGAAGAGTCAAGCCTACTTCGTGTTCAAGCGAGCATGATGTTGGAAAACTGGTTAACTATCAACAGGTGTACCTTAGATTGCAAGCAATGTGAGCAGGCAATTAAAGAAAAACTCGCCGAAGCGTTTGAGAACGCACATCGAGCagatttgaatgattttttgATGCATCAGTTGAAGGAAACGTGA
- the LOC140950044 gene encoding succinate dehydrogenase cytochrome b560 subunit, mitochondrial-like gives MAALLRNSARLSSVLSKGCLRPSCLLLRSTPIATSSLVRKEEDFWSKNSRLKRPMSPHLTIYSPQLTSMLSITHRGTGVAMTAVTASFALCALVLPENFEFYLNWVKALEIPSWILFSGKTVLAWPLCYHAFNGIRHLAWDLGYGFDMGVLYKSGWLVFFGSIGTAAALVYFLS, from the exons ATGGCGGCTCTTCTTAG AAACTCTGCCAGACTGTCTTCAGTTTTAAGCAAAGGATGCCTTCGACCGTCATGCTTGTTATTACGAAG cACACCTATTGCTACTTCTTCGTTGGTTCGCAAAGAAGAAGacttttggtctaaaaattcCCGCCTTAAAAGACCCATGTCTCCGCATCTAACTATCTACAG TCCACAGTTGACCTCTATGCTGTCCATTACTCACCGTGGAACAGGAGTGGCAATGACAGCAG TTACAGCTTCCTTTGCTCTTTGTGCACTTGTTTTGCCAGAgaattttgagttttatttaaacTGGGTAAAGGCACTGGAAATTCCATCGTGGATCCTTTTCAGCGGAAAGACTGTACTGGCATGGCCTCTGTGCTACCATGCATTTAATGGCATCAGACATTTG GCTTGGGATCTTGGTTATGGTTTTGACATGGGTGTCCTGTACAAGAGTGGTTGGCTGGTGTTCTTTGGATCCATTGGAACTGCTGCAGCTCTGGTCTACTTCTTAAGTTAA
- the LOC140950073 gene encoding succinate dehydrogenase [ubiquinone] cytochrome b small subunit, mitochondrial-like isoform X1, producing the protein MAAIFYSRLCIRNSGRLASSLGRPVFTASTISCSPRIHSVVLSKAVHSSANRKTELEIAPSQPSSHWKFERYVSVALLTLIPAGVIYPSAAVDWALAAVIPLHNHWGVGQVLTDYIHGSTMPKIAKGLWLAVSILQFIGLCYFNYSDIGICKAVSMIWHM; encoded by the exons atggctgccataTTTTATTCTCGGTTGTGCATTCGAAACAGTGGTCGCTTAG CAAGCTCACTTGGACGACCAGTTTTTACGGCTTCGACTATTTCGTGCTCGCCAAGAATTCACAGTG TGGTGCTTTCAAAAGCAGTCCATTCTTCAGCTAATCGCAAGACTGAACTAG aAATTGCGCCATCACAGCCATCCAGTCACTGGAAGTTTGAGCGCTATGTCAGTGTTGCCTTACTGACTCTTATTCCTGCGGGAGTAATCTACCCTTCAGCTGCTGTAGACTGGGCACTAGCTGCTGTCATTCCCCTGCATAACCACTG GGGTGTTGGCCAAGTCCTGACTGACTACATTCATGGTTCAACAATGCCAAAAATTGCAAAGGGTCTCTGGCTGGCTGTGTCAATTTTACAGTTTATTGGGCTCTGCTACTTCAACTATTCTGATATCGGCATCTGTAAAGCTGTCAGTATGATCTGGCACATGTAA
- the LOC140950446 gene encoding uncharacterized protein isoform X2: MSSTDGSKQGESLPTDESKEKLSEALFYCGEKGNVQRCKELLRNGANVNWKAGRKLWFRTPLMQAAKSGMTEVCQLYLKHGADVNTFTESHFTAIILAARYGHSETCKLLLSKGANINNQTKVGETALMWAADHGHSDTCKQLLEAGAEINLQDVYGFTALIRAAKGGHTQACIVLLDSGADLHAVSTLGNEVWDAEKWAEMNKHLTIVKLLKSHKVLCSLLKDGSDPPSYVTLNVCGPVNAGKTTLIRNLQLNAFQRRRRREHPDTSQDMASRTAGIEVGIIEVPGAGEFRKMDMAGHSWAFTSNEYFIGKRTAISLVLFDLSKSDDEVENDLFHHLGMLKARETKHGILRYRPEVVLVATHPDTIEGDPRVRADAYFRMFLESFQAYMNFYPKVMVVNCTDPNNMDFDALRGCLRELRDKIIKNSDRVPRLCAKLLPRIRALAKKKSSFPVVSWEQFVKEVKEINKTADEDGVRNVAFYLNESAEIVNDNSPELRDKVVLDVNWLTSHIFGIALAPANFPRTLRFDRLSGMVGKQELERTFRECPLDQLVELLVRFEVCIPWDEEKLICENYLFPSHLEQDRSNLDDVWPQIGIPGLDLCVVGRILECQNKMDALPFGFFPKFQIRLLKRFGHKSPVWYGGIKIADDVVEILATLSSSLKAVNICVWAPKGCEERCYDALIFVQELIEELLLEVAGGIEFARKALSIKMFRCKRFEGYPLEEVHGALRKNGPNARIVLESCGVNELAVDVEYCGIRRFVYAPDHITHMTLKDRRELARLLDDDRKSNLSSLKEQLPFGSVPVENEDTAPSGFTSVIPNSETDHYLSRCAVHTEVTAILLIEALERMNQYQAADVVGRWLRNMEISEQDTSGYRTRGESSASEGSPFVRSRRRGTSEASENWDVCSRSRGGSNASEGSSGLMGSENSVNSAREIPQRRFDSSRQGSFGVYRDLPRTARASSYGSATLRQPFTSRVRTTSAPSEHSYARSAEESCYTGSVGRLSCEESQRGSTEQIVPEPQSRCFLDACRNCDHCAQKLPLQETEIPKPCEQYPTPDTTQFAQCTNSGGTEPELLSSPMQVSNSDDNPQQTSKEEQLSVDETGEPDMKSSFPLTNLVDDLSSRLSLSWRLVALDLGFRNSDLGRFEESSLLRVQASMMLENWLTINRCTLDCKQCEQAIKEKLAEAFENAHRADLNDFLMHQLKET; the protein is encoded by the exons GAAAAGTTAAGTGAAGCCCTGTTCTATTGTggagaaaaaggaaatgttCAGAGATGTAAAGAGCTACTCCGTAATGGTGCAAACGTGAACTGGAAAGCTGGTAGAAAACTA TGGTTCAGGACTCCATTAATGCAAGCTGCCAAGTCTGGCATGACAGAGGTATGTCAGCTGTATTTGAAGCATGGCGCTGATGTCAATACGTTTACTGAG AGCCATTTCACAGCAATCATTTTAGCAGCCCGATATGGACACAGTGAAACCTGTAAATTACTGTTGTCCAAAGGAGCAAACATCAACAATCAAACAAAG gTTGGTGAAACAGCATTGATGTGGGCAGCTGATCATGGCCATTCAGACACTTGCAAACAGCTCTTGGAGGCGGGTGCTGAGATCAATCTCCAAGATGTT TACGGCTTCACAGCATTGATTCGAGCAGCAAAAGGTGGTCATACTCAAGCCTGCATTGTCCTTCTGGATTCAGGGGCCGATCTTCATGCTGTGtccacactaggaaatgag GTGTGGGATGCTGAGAAATGGGCAGAAATGAACAAACATCTGACCATTGTGAAGCTTTTAAAG AGCCACAAAGTCCTTTGCTCTTTGCTCAAAGATGGCTCAGACCCGCCTTCTTACGTGACTTTAAATGTCTGTGGTCCTGTTAATGCTGGTAAAACAACACTAATACGAAACCTGCAGTTGAACGCTTTTCAGCGCAGGCGTAGACGCGAGCATCCAGACACCAGTCAGGACATGGCCTCGAGGACTGCTGGGATTGAAGTGGGCATCATAGAAGTGCCTGGGGCAGGCGAGTTTCGTAAAATGGACATGGCAGGACATTCATGGGCATTCACAAGTAATGAGTATTTCATTGGCAAAAGGACAGCCATATCTCTGGTCCTGTTTGATCTGAGTAAATCAGACGACGAAGTCGAGAATGACTTGTTTCATCATCTAGGGATGTTGAAGGCGAGGGAGACGAAACACGGCATTCTTCGTTATCGCCCTGAAGTTGTTCTTGTCGCTACTCACCCTGATACGATAGAAGGAGATCCACGCGTCAGAGCGGACGCCTATTTTCGAATGTTTTTGGAAAGCTTCCAAGCTTACATGAATTTTTATCCCAAAGTGATGGTGGTTAACTGTACAGACCCTAACAACATGGATTTTGACGCGCTGCGGGGATGCCTCAGAGAACTTCGTGATAAGATAATCAAG AACTCTGACCGGGTGCCTCGTTTGTGTGCAAAGCTGTTGCCTCGCATTCGTGCGCTGGCAAAGAAGAAGTCCTCATTTCCTGTGGTATCCTGGGAACAGTTTGTTAAAGAAGTAaaggaaatcaacaaaacagcTGACGAAGACGGAGTTAGAAATGTGGCCTTCTATCTTAATGAAAGTGCAGAG ATTGTGAATGACAATTCACCTGAGCTGCGAGACAAAGTTGTACTAGACGTGAACTGGCTGACGTCCCACATTTTTGGCATCGCTCTGGCGCCAGCAAACTTCCCTCGAACGCTGCGTTTTGACAGACTCAGCGGAATGGTGGGGAAACAAGAACTTGAGAGAACCTTTCGGGAATGTCCTCTCGACCAGCTCGTTGAATTGTTGGTGCGTTTTGAGGTGTGTATACCTTGGGATGAAGAAAAGCTCATCTGTGAGAACTACCTCTTTCCAAGTCATTTGGAACAGGATCGCTCAAACCTTGATGATGTCTGGCCGCAGATTGGGATCCCTGGCCTAGACCTTTGTGTTGTTGGTCGAATTTTGGAATGCCAAAACAAAATGGACGCTCTGCCTTTTGGCTTCTTCCCAAAGTTTCAAATTCGTTTGCTGAAGCGGTTTGGGCACAAAAGTCCAGTTTGGTATGGAGGAATCAAAATTGCAGATGACGTAGTGGAGATTCTTGCCACGCTGTCATCAAGTCTTAAAGCTGTTAATATCTGTGTTTGGGCGCCAAAAGGATGCGAAGAGCGTTGCTACGATGCATTGATATTCGTACAAGAGCTAATAGAAGAGCTACTTCTCGAAGTTGCTGGAGGAATCGAATTTGCGCGCAAAGCTCTGAGCATTAAAATGTTCCGCTGCAAACGATTCGAAGGGTACCCTTTAGAAGAGGTGCATGGTGCACTAAGGAAAAATGGACCGAACGCCAGAATTGTCCTTGAAAGCTGTGGTGTGAATGAACTAGCTGTGGACGTCGAATACTGTGGAATAAGGAGATTTGTTTATGCCCCCGACCACATCACTCACATGACTCTTAAGGACCGAAGGGAACTTGCTAGACTCCTGGATGACGACAGAAAATCAAATTTAAGTTCATTGAAAGAGCAACTGCCATTCGGTTCAGTTCCAGTGGAAAATGAAGACACGGCACCTTCAG GTTTTACCAGTGTGATTCCCAATAGTGAAACAGATCACTATCTCTCCCGTTGCGCTGTTCACACCGAGGTAACGGCCATACTCTTAATCGAAGCACTGGAACGAATGAACCAATACCAAGCTGCCGATGTGGTGGGAAGATGGCTTAGGAACATGGAAATATCTGAGCAGGACACCTCAGGATATAGAACAAGAGGGGAAAGCAGTGCCTCTGAAGGAAGCCCCTTTGTAAGGTCGCGAAGACGCGGAACTAGCGAAGCTTCTGAAAACTGGGATGTGTGTTCGAGGAGTAGAGGGGGTAGTAATGCATCTGAGGGGAGTTCCGGCTTGATGGGATCAGAGAATAGTGTGAACAGTGCAAGGGAAATACCACAGCGCAGATTTGACTCGTCGAGACAAGGCTCTTTCGGAGTATACCGGGACTTGCCGAGAACCGCTCGTGCTTCTTCGTATGGAAGTGCAACATTAAGACAACCGTTTACAAGCAGAGTACGAACCACAAGTGCTCCGTCTGAACACAGCTACGCACGCTCAGCTGAAGAGTCATGTTACACTGGATCCGTTGGCAGACTTTCTTGTGAAGAATCACAGCGTGGTTCAACAGAACAGATCGTGCCCGAACCTCAGTCTCGTTGTTTCTTAGATGCCTGTAGGAACTGCGATCATTGCGCCCAAAAGTTGCCTCTGCAAGAAACGGAAATTCCCAAGCCGTGCGAGCAGTATCCTACTCCTGACACCACGCAGTTCGCTCAATGTACAAACAGTGGAGGTACAGAGCCTGAACTCTTATCAAGTCCAATGCAAGTTTCGAATAGTGATGACAATCCTCAGCAGACTTCCAAAGAGGAACAACTTTCAGTCGATGAAACAGGTGAACCAGATATGAAATCCAGTTTCCCTCTCACGAATCTTGTTGATGACCTTTCATCGAGGTTAAGTCTTAGCTGGAGACTAGTTGCGCTTGATCTTGGGTTCAGGAACTCCGACCTTGGTCGTTTTGAAGAGTCAAGCCTACTTCGTGTTCAAGCGAGCATGATGTTGGAAAACTGGTTAACTATCAACAGGTGTACCTTAGATTGCAAGCAATGTGAGCAGGCAATTAAAGAAAAACTCGCCGAAGCGTTTGAGAACGCACATCGAGCagatttgaatgattttttgATGCATCAGTTGAAGGAAACGTGA
- the LOC140950466 gene encoding solute carrier family 22 member 15-like — MEFDHVLRIIGEFGPHQRRLYVLLNLSLIPAAFQLLLQVFAGAEPSWSCLNSSANETCPRNKSHCLEIQYTSKFTSIVTEWNLICENAYKADLVQSVLMTGTLFGALILGAFADKFGRRKIWYISFTGLVMFGFASSFAPTYRIYTLLRFFTGFCIGGEILSAFVLATELIGPSYRGFAGTMAQCFFTTGILILPIVAYLVREWRTLSVLLSLPFCVFILFFRIVPESARWLIIRGRLAEAEDILSSIARKNGIAVPKILLQVHRPLSVVGNKYGCLDLFSNLKIAKVTIVLFYLWFVNTLVYYGLSLNTKHLGGDIYKNFFLSSLMELPAYLTSVCLINWIGRRRSLCYYMTIGGTACLVCLFFQTGTKPVYRILTTIFAMIGKFGISASFAVIYIYSAELLPTVVRNVGMGVCSMASRIGGICSPFVVFLGIYTRPLPMMIFGMCSFSAGLLSLILPETLNKPLPESLEETGFEGVEGMSYERLEMEQYTRGAVDSNDDVFQANDSDFDDDLVSEKTTFI; from the exons atggaaTTTGACCACGTTTTGAGGATCATTGGCGAGTTTGGACCACATCAGAGGAGGCTATATGTGTTGTTGAATTTGTCTCTAATTCCTGCTGCTTTTCAACTTTTGTTGCAAGTTTTCGCGGGCGCCGAGCCAAGCTGGTCTTGTCTAAATTCTTCCGCAAACGAAACCTGCCCTAGGAATAAGTCACATTGTTTGGAGATACAATACACTTCCAAGTTCACATCCATTGTCACAGAG tgGAATCTTATTTGTGAAAATGCGTACAAAGCTGACCTGGTGCAGTCAGTTCTAATGACTGGAACACTCTTTGGTGCTCTGATACTCGGAGCATTTGCAGacaaatttggaagaagaaaaatttggtaCATTTCATTTACTGGACTTGTAATGTTTGGTTTTGCAAGCTCATTTGCTCCAACATACAGAATATACACTTTGCTGAGATTTTTCACCGGTTTTTGTATTGGTGGAGAGATATTATCAGCTTTTGTCCTGGCGACAGAGCTTATTGGACCATCTTATCGGGGCTTTGCTGGTACAATGGCACAATGTTTTTTTACAACCGGTATACTGATTCTTCCCATAGTTGCTTACCTGGTCCGTGAGTGGAGGACATTatctgttttgctttctttaccattttgtgtttttatactattttttaG AATTGTTCCTGAATCAGCTCGATGGCTCATAATCCGTGGTCGTTTAGCTGAAGCTGAAGACATCTTGTCTAGCATTGCAAGAAAAAATGGTATAGCTGTACCCAAGATTCTTCTACAAGTACACCGTCCACTTTCTGTTGTTGGAAACAAATATGGATGTTTAGACCTGTTCTCCAATTTGAAGATTGCTAAAGTTACTATAGTATTGTTTTATTTGTG GTTTGTTAACACACTAGTGTATTATGGTTTATCTTTGAACACCAAGCATTTGGGTGGTGATATCTATAAAAACTTCTTTTTATCAAGCCTAATGGAGCTTCCTGCCTACCTTACCAGTGTTTGTTTGATCAATTG GATTGGACGTCGTCGTAGTCTGTGTTACTACATGACGATAGGGGGAACAGCATGTCtggtctgtttattttttcaaacag GTACCAAACCAGTGTACAGGATTCTAACAACCATCTTTGCCATGATTGGCAAGTTTGGAATCTCTGCTTCATTTGCTGTCATTTATATTTATTCTGCAGAACTTCTTCCCACAGTAGTTAG GAATGTTGGAATGGGTGTGTGCTCCATGGCTTCAAGAATCGGTGGCATTTGCTctccttttgttgttttcttg GGAATCTACACACGCCCCCTTCCCATGATGATATTCGGGATGTGTTCATTTTCTGCTGGGTTACTCAGCCTGATTTTACCAGAGACCCTAAATAAACCACTGCCAGAGAGCTTAGAGGAGACTGGGTTCGAGGGCGTGGAAGGCATGTCATATGAGCGACTAGAAATGGAACAGTACACACGTGGCGCAGTTGATTCGAATGATGATGTGTTCCAAGCGAATGATTCAGACTTCGATGATGATCTTGTTAGCGAGAAGACGACGTTTATCTAG